A single genomic interval of uncultured Pseudodesulfovibrio sp. harbors:
- the rplM gene encoding 50S ribosomal protein L13: MKTYSPKPEDANREWFIVDATDKILGRLATEITTRLRGKHKPEFAPHMDMGDFIVVINAEKIKVTGQKLDKKMYYKHTNHPGGLKEKTLREMLDKKPENVITAAVKGMLPKNKLSAQLLKKLKVYAGSEHPHAAQAPKTLDI; the protein is encoded by the coding sequence ATGAAGACATATAGCCCGAAGCCGGAAGACGCGAACCGCGAATGGTTCATCGTCGACGCCACGGACAAGATTCTGGGTCGCCTCGCTACCGAGATCACCACTCGTCTGCGCGGAAAGCACAAGCCTGAATTCGCCCCCCACATGGACATGGGCGACTTCATCGTCGTTATCAACGCCGAGAAGATCAAGGTTACCGGCCAGAAGCTCGACAAGAAGATGTACTACAAGCACACCAACCATCCCGGCGGTCTGAAAGAAAAGACTCTCCGCGAGATGTTGGATAAAAAGCCTGAAAACGTTATCACCGCCGCAGTCAAAGGCATGCTGCCCAAGAACAAGCTTTCCGCTCAGCTCCTCAAGAAGCTGAAGGTCTACGCTGGTTCCGAGCATCCGCACGCTGCCCAGGCTCCCAAAACTCTGGACATTTAA
- the alaS gene encoding alanine--tRNA ligase produces the protein MNAAEIRKRFLEYFEKNGHFIEESAPLIPKDDPSLMFTNAGMVQFKKVFLGQEKRDYNRATTSQKCLRVGGKHNDLENVGRTARHHTFFEMLGNFSFGDYFKEDAIKFCWEFLTEELKLDKDRLYITIYKDDDEAGELWKKLCNIPEERIFKLGEKDNFWSMGDTGPCGPCSEVHFDQGEEVGCGPNCGIGKCDCDRYLEIWNLVFMQYDQAEDGTRTELPRPSIDTGMGLERIAAVCQGVASNYETDLFQSIIQYTADLAGVKYRENEEIDTALQVIADHSRAIAFLIPDQVLPSNEGRGYILRRLIRRAYRFGKLMGLEGSFLWKTASKVIDDMGGHYKELEETRDFMVEVVKGEEEGFAKTLDKGLELLEEELAELKKTNAKIVPGETTFKLYDTYGFPIDIVRDIAEKHGMDVDEPSFDTLMQEQKDRSKAAWKGSGEKDVASIFQTLLEQDVTSEFSGYDTMADQSDIAYLMNMDGSVVSSLPEGATGWLVAGVTPFYGESGGQVGDTGEIAASAGKAEVSDTVKPSKNLTAHKITVVEGELKTGDPVFLNVDRSQRLATMRNHTVTHLLHAALQKVLGDHAKQAGSLVGPDRLRFDFTHIKGLSQDEIAEVEAIVNQNVLDAIPVDRSVMSIEDAQAKGATALFGEKYGDTVSIIEVPGVSMEFCGGTHLDNTGIAGGFVITSESGVAAGIRRIEAATGGNAIAYLNERRAAVAEAGAMLKARPEELSKKVKDLQQQVKDMAKEMKSLQAKLASGAGRDMMSEIEEINGVKVLAVELEAPNMGVMLEQMDALRSKIDSGIICLVAGHDEGKVSVALAVTKDLHDRFKAGDLIKPVAGEVGGGGGGRPDLARAGGSNAAGIPNAIAKIKELVAG, from the coding sequence ATGAACGCTGCTGAAATCCGTAAACGGTTCCTTGAGTATTTTGAAAAGAACGGCCACTTCATTGAGGAGTCCGCGCCGCTGATCCCGAAAGACGACCCGAGCCTGATGTTCACCAACGCAGGCATGGTCCAGTTCAAGAAGGTCTTTCTGGGACAGGAAAAACGCGACTACAACCGCGCCACCACCTCGCAGAAATGCCTGCGCGTCGGCGGCAAGCACAACGACCTCGAAAACGTGGGCCGTACCGCACGCCACCACACCTTCTTCGAAATGCTCGGCAACTTCTCGTTCGGCGACTATTTCAAGGAAGACGCCATCAAGTTCTGTTGGGAATTCCTCACCGAGGAACTCAAGCTCGACAAGGATCGCCTCTATATTACCATATATAAGGACGACGACGAAGCGGGCGAACTCTGGAAGAAACTCTGCAACATTCCCGAAGAGCGCATCTTCAAGCTGGGCGAAAAGGACAACTTCTGGTCCATGGGCGACACCGGTCCCTGCGGTCCCTGCTCCGAAGTCCACTTCGATCAGGGCGAAGAAGTCGGGTGCGGCCCGAACTGCGGCATCGGCAAATGCGACTGCGACCGCTACCTCGAAATCTGGAACCTCGTGTTCATGCAGTACGATCAGGCCGAAGACGGCACCCGTACCGAACTGCCCCGCCCGTCCATTGACACCGGCATGGGCCTTGAGCGCATCGCCGCCGTGTGTCAGGGTGTGGCCTCCAACTACGAGACCGACCTTTTTCAGTCCATCATCCAGTACACCGCCGATCTCGCAGGCGTGAAGTACCGCGAGAACGAGGAAATCGACACCGCGCTTCAGGTCATCGCCGACCACTCCCGCGCCATCGCCTTCCTCATTCCCGATCAGGTGCTGCCGTCCAACGAAGGACGCGGCTACATCCTGCGCCGCCTCATCCGCCGCGCCTACCGCTTCGGCAAGCTCATGGGCCTTGAAGGTTCCTTCCTCTGGAAGACCGCAAGCAAGGTCATCGACGACATGGGCGGCCACTACAAGGAACTCGAAGAGACCCGCGATTTCATGGTCGAAGTCGTCAAGGGAGAGGAAGAAGGCTTTGCCAAGACCCTCGACAAGGGCCTCGAACTGCTCGAAGAGGAACTGGCCGAACTCAAGAAGACCAACGCCAAGATCGTTCCCGGCGAGACCACCTTCAAGCTCTACGACACTTACGGATTCCCCATCGACATCGTGCGCGACATCGCGGAAAAGCACGGCATGGATGTGGACGAACCGTCTTTCGACACGCTCATGCAGGAACAGAAGGACCGCTCAAAGGCCGCCTGGAAAGGCTCCGGCGAAAAGGACGTGGCCTCCATCTTCCAGACGCTGCTGGAGCAGGACGTCACCAGCGAATTCTCCGGCTATGACACCATGGCCGACCAGTCCGACATCGCCTACCTCATGAACATGGACGGCAGTGTCGTCAGTTCCCTGCCCGAAGGCGCGACCGGCTGGCTCGTGGCCGGGGTCACCCCGTTCTACGGAGAGTCCGGCGGTCAGGTGGGCGACACCGGTGAAATCGCCGCATCCGCAGGCAAGGCCGAGGTCTCCGACACGGTCAAGCCTTCCAAGAATCTCACCGCCCACAAGATCACCGTTGTCGAAGGCGAGCTCAAGACCGGTGACCCGGTGTTCCTGAACGTGGATCGCTCCCAGCGGCTCGCCACCATGCGTAACCACACCGTGACCCACCTGCTGCACGCCGCACTCCAGAAAGTGCTTGGCGATCATGCCAAGCAGGCAGGTTCCCTCGTCGGCCCGGACCGTCTTCGTTTCGACTTCACCCACATCAAGGGATTGTCGCAGGACGAAATCGCCGAGGTCGAGGCTATCGTCAATCAGAACGTACTCGACGCCATTCCGGTTGATCGCAGCGTCATGTCCATTGAAGACGCACAGGCCAAGGGCGCAACCGCCCTGTTCGGCGAAAAGTACGGCGACACCGTATCCATCATCGAAGTACCGGGCGTATCCATGGAATTCTGCGGCGGCACACATCTCGACAACACCGGCATCGCGGGCGGATTCGTCATCACGAGCGAATCCGGCGTGGCTGCGGGTATCCGCCGCATCGAAGCCGCTACCGGCGGCAACGCCATCGCCTACCTGAACGAACGCCGTGCAGCCGTTGCCGAAGCCGGAGCCATGCTCAAGGCACGTCCCGAAGAGCTGTCAAAGAAGGTCAAGGACCTCCAGCAGCAGGTCAAGGACATGGCAAAGGAAATGAAATCGCTTCAGGCCAAGCTCGCTTCCGGCGCAGGCCGCGACATGATGTCCGAGATCGAAGAGATCAACGGCGTCAAGGTGCTTGCCGTGGAACTCGAAGCCCCGAACATGGGCGTGATGCTCGAACAGATGGACGCCCTGCGCTCCAAGATCGATTCCGGCATCATCTGCCTCGTGGCGGGACACGACGAAGGCAAGGTATCCGTGGCGCTCGCCGTCACCAAGGATCTGCACGATCGTTTCAAGGCCGGTGACCTCATCAAGCCCGTGGCTGGCGAAGTCGGCGGCGGAGGCGGCGGTCGTCCGGACCTCGCACGCGCAGGCGGCTCCAATGCCGCAGGCATCCCCAACGCCATCGCCAAGATCAAGGAACTTGTGGCGGGATAA
- the recA gene encoding recombinase RecA: MARKAVDPEVLRKEALGTALTTIERKFGKGSIMRLDDEASHTIPFIPTGSIGLDMALGIGGVPRGRVIEIYGPESSGKTTLALHIIAEAQRAGGNAAFVDAEHALDPGYAKRLGVKTDELLISQPDYGEQALEIADLLVRSGAMDVVVIDSVAALIPQAELEGQMGETQVGGQARLMSHALRKLTGTIHKSNCVVIFINQIRMKIGMTGYGNPETTSGGNALKFYASCRLDIRRIQTLKDKEESYGIRARIKVVKNKVAPPFRQALVDVLYGQGISRMGELIDMGVEHGIVDKSGSWFAFGSEKLGQGKENVRQLLQENPDIAEAIEEKLMQHLGYREAPEAEDGGDAGE; this comes from the coding sequence ATGGCACGAAAAGCCGTTGACCCCGAAGTTCTGCGAAAAGAAGCTCTCGGAACCGCCCTGACCACCATTGAACGCAAGTTCGGCAAGGGCTCCATCATGCGGCTCGACGACGAGGCGTCACATACAATCCCGTTCATCCCCACTGGCTCCATCGGTCTCGATATGGCACTGGGAATCGGCGGCGTTCCGCGTGGTCGCGTCATAGAAATTTACGGCCCGGAATCTTCGGGTAAAACCACTCTGGCCCTGCATATCATTGCAGAAGCCCAGAGAGCTGGCGGAAACGCGGCGTTCGTCGATGCGGAACACGCACTGGACCCGGGCTATGCCAAGCGCCTCGGCGTCAAGACCGACGAACTGCTGATCTCCCAGCCCGACTACGGCGAACAGGCGCTTGAGATCGCGGACCTGCTCGTACGTTCCGGCGCCATGGACGTGGTCGTCATCGACTCTGTCGCCGCGCTCATCCCACAGGCCGAGCTTGAAGGACAGATGGGCGAGACACAGGTTGGAGGGCAGGCACGCCTCATGTCCCATGCGCTCAGGAAGCTGACCGGCACCATCCACAAGTCCAACTGCGTGGTCATCTTCATCAACCAGATCCGCATGAAGATCGGCATGACGGGCTACGGCAACCCGGAAACCACCTCCGGCGGCAACGCACTCAAATTCTACGCTTCCTGCCGACTCGACATCCGCCGCATCCAGACGCTCAAGGACAAGGAAGAGTCCTACGGCATCCGCGCCCGCATCAAGGTGGTCAAGAACAAGGTCGCCCCGCCGTTCAGGCAGGCGCTCGTGGACGTGCTCTACGGTCAGGGCATTTCCCGCATGGGTGAACTCATCGACATGGGTGTTGAACACGGCATCGTGGACAAGTCCGGCTCATGGTTCGCCTTTGGTTCCGAGAAGCTGGGACAGGGCAAGGAAAACGTCCGGCAGCTGCTCCAGGAAAATCCGGACATTGCCGAGGCCATCGAAGAGAAACTGATGCAGCATCTGGGATATCGCGAAGCCCCGGAAGCTGAAGACGGTGGAGACGCCGGAGAATAA
- the rpsI gene encoding 30S ribosomal protein S9 gives MMSDFTYSTGKRKNAISRTRLYAGTGQITVNGRPFEDYFPRKTLQMIVQQPLKLVKMLDKYDIKANCSGGGVAGQAEALRHGISRALCEIDPELRAVLKPAGLLTRDARKKERKKYGLRGARASFQFSKR, from the coding sequence ATCATGAGCGATTTCACTTACAGCACTGGTAAAAGAAAGAACGCCATCTCCCGTACCCGCCTTTACGCCGGTACCGGGCAGATCACCGTCAACGGTCGTCCCTTCGAGGACTACTTCCCCCGCAAAACCCTGCAGATGATTGTGCAGCAGCCCCTGAAGCTGGTCAAGATGCTCGACAAGTACGACATCAAGGCCAACTGCTCCGGCGGCGGCGTTGCTGGCCAGGCCGAAGCCCTGCGCCACGGCATCTCCCGCGCACTCTGCGAAATCGACCCGGAACTTCGCGCCGTTCTCAAGCCCGCCGGTCTCCTGACCCGCGATGCTCGTAAGAAAGAGCGTAAGAAGTACGGTCTCCGCGGCGCCCGCGCCAGCTTCCAGTTCTCCAAGCGTTAA